From Elaeis guineensis isolate ETL-2024a chromosome 16, EG11, whole genome shotgun sequence, a single genomic window includes:
- the LOC105059272 gene encoding cyclin-dependent kinase F-4 isoform X2 has protein sequence MERYKVIKEVGDGTFGSVWRAINKQTCEVVAIKKMKRKYYSWEECMNLREVKSLRRMNHPNIVKLKEVIRENDMLYFVFEYMECNLYQLMKDRGKSFSEAEVRNWCFQIFRALAYMHHRGYFHRDLKPENLLVTKDTIKIADFGLAREVSSDPPYTEYVSTRWYRAPEVLLQSSVYGSAVDMWAMGAIMAELFTLRPLFPGSSEADEIYKICSIIGTPNHGTWAEGLQLADAIKFQFPQFASVHLSLLVPSASKDAINLISLLCSWDPSKRPTAAEALQHSFFQPCFYIPPSVCLRPAGMPATPPSVGMKGAFEQKNARRYSMGALSGTKPATNLSSANGDASMRTGVQRKLAMENHQESENEKSTKIGLKQSRYRPPARNNPGYLGRDSRSVSDVTDKLAHLKVSSNKVSDASQKLAHLKAGPQPLRQPPRMKAGGWHSLTDFLANPDEAPAPRSYYPRKVAG, from the exons ATGGAAAG GTACAAGGTAATCAAAGAAGTTGGTGATGGAACCTTTGGGAGTGTTTGGCGAGCAATAAATAAACAAACTTGTGAAGTT GTTGCAATTAAGAAAATGAAGAGGAAATATTATTCTTGGGAAGAATGCATGAATCTTCGGGAAGTGAag TCTTTGAGAAGGATGAACCATCCTAATATCGTGAAGCTTAAAGAGGTTATTAGAGAGAATGATATGTTATACTTTGTATTTGAGTACATG GAATGCAATCTTTATCAGCTTATGAAAGATAGGGGGAAATCTTTTTCAGAGGCTGAAGTCAGGAATTGGTGCTTTCAGATATTCCGAGCTTTGGCTTACATGCACCACCGTGGTTATTTTCACCGTGACCTTAAACCTG AAAACTTATTGGTTACAAAAGACACCATCAAGATAGCAGATTTTGGCCTTGCTCGTGAGGTTTcttcagatccaccatatacAGAATATGTCTCCACTCGCTG GTACCGAGCTCCGGAAGTTTTGCTTCAGTCTTCTGTTTATGGCTCTGCAGTTG ATATGTGGGCGATGGGTGCAATCATGGCTGAACTTTTCACTCTCCGTCCTCTTTTTCCAGGCTCAAG TGAAGCGGATGAGATATACAAAATTTGTAGTATTATTGGTACTCCAAATCATGGTACCTGGGCTGAAGGACTGCAGCTTGCAGATGCTATCAAGTTTCAGTTTCCCCAG TTTGCAAGTGTCCATCTTTCACTGCTGGTCCCATCAGCTAGCAAGGATGCGATCAACCTAATATCG CTGCTTTGTTCTTGGGATCCCAGCAAAAGACCCACAGCAGCAGAGGCTCTTCAACATTCTTTTTTCCAG CCCTGCTTTTATATCCCACCATCAGTTTGTCTGAGACCAGCAGGAATGCCAGCAACACCTCCATCTG TTGGAATGAAAGGAGCTTTTGAACAGAAGAATGCTAGGAGATATTCTATGGGAGCTTTATCCGGTACAAAGCCAGCAACCAATTTGTCATCTGCAAATGGTGATGCTTCCATGAGGACAG GTGTGCAAAGGAAACTAGCGATGGAGAATCATCAG GAATCCGAGAATGAAAAATCCACGAAGATTGGTTTGAAACAATCCCGATACCGTCCACCAGCAAGAAACAATCCAG GATATCTTGGTAGAGACTCGCGTAGTGTTTCTGACGTCACTGATAAGTTGGCTCACCTGAAAGTGAGCTCCAACAAAGTTTCAGATGCCTCGCAGAAGCTGGCGCACCTGAAGGCCGGTCCTCAACCACTAAGGCAGCCACCTCGCATGAAGGCTGGTGGATGGCACAGCCTTACCGATTTCCTCGCCAATCCTGATGAAGCCCCCGCGCCCAGAAGCTATTATCCAAGGAAAGTTGCGGGCTAA
- the LOC105059272 gene encoding cyclin-dependent kinase F-4 isoform X1 — translation MERYKVIKEVGDGTFGSVWRAINKQTCEVVAIKKMKRKYYSWEECMNLREVKSLRRMNHPNIVKLKEVIRENDMLYFVFEYMECNLYQLMKDRGKSFSEAEVRNWCFQIFRALAYMHHRGYFHRDLKPENLLVTKDTIKIADFGLAREVSSDPPYTEYVSTRWYRAPEVLLQSSVYGSAVDMWAMGAIMAELFTLRPLFPGSSEADEIYKICSIIGTPNHGTWAEGLQLADAIKFQFPQFASVHLSLLVPSASKDAINLISLLCSWDPSKRPTAAEALQHSFFQPCFYIPPSVCLRPAGMPATPPSVGMKGAFEQKNARRYSMGALSGTKPATNLSSANGDASMRTGVQRKLAMENHQESENEKSTKIGLKQSRYRPPARNNPAGYLGRDSRSVSDVTDKLAHLKVSSNKVSDASQKLAHLKAGPQPLRQPPRMKAGGWHSLTDFLANPDEAPAPRSYYPRKVAG, via the exons ATGGAAAG GTACAAGGTAATCAAAGAAGTTGGTGATGGAACCTTTGGGAGTGTTTGGCGAGCAATAAATAAACAAACTTGTGAAGTT GTTGCAATTAAGAAAATGAAGAGGAAATATTATTCTTGGGAAGAATGCATGAATCTTCGGGAAGTGAag TCTTTGAGAAGGATGAACCATCCTAATATCGTGAAGCTTAAAGAGGTTATTAGAGAGAATGATATGTTATACTTTGTATTTGAGTACATG GAATGCAATCTTTATCAGCTTATGAAAGATAGGGGGAAATCTTTTTCAGAGGCTGAAGTCAGGAATTGGTGCTTTCAGATATTCCGAGCTTTGGCTTACATGCACCACCGTGGTTATTTTCACCGTGACCTTAAACCTG AAAACTTATTGGTTACAAAAGACACCATCAAGATAGCAGATTTTGGCCTTGCTCGTGAGGTTTcttcagatccaccatatacAGAATATGTCTCCACTCGCTG GTACCGAGCTCCGGAAGTTTTGCTTCAGTCTTCTGTTTATGGCTCTGCAGTTG ATATGTGGGCGATGGGTGCAATCATGGCTGAACTTTTCACTCTCCGTCCTCTTTTTCCAGGCTCAAG TGAAGCGGATGAGATATACAAAATTTGTAGTATTATTGGTACTCCAAATCATGGTACCTGGGCTGAAGGACTGCAGCTTGCAGATGCTATCAAGTTTCAGTTTCCCCAG TTTGCAAGTGTCCATCTTTCACTGCTGGTCCCATCAGCTAGCAAGGATGCGATCAACCTAATATCG CTGCTTTGTTCTTGGGATCCCAGCAAAAGACCCACAGCAGCAGAGGCTCTTCAACATTCTTTTTTCCAG CCCTGCTTTTATATCCCACCATCAGTTTGTCTGAGACCAGCAGGAATGCCAGCAACACCTCCATCTG TTGGAATGAAAGGAGCTTTTGAACAGAAGAATGCTAGGAGATATTCTATGGGAGCTTTATCCGGTACAAAGCCAGCAACCAATTTGTCATCTGCAAATGGTGATGCTTCCATGAGGACAG GTGTGCAAAGGAAACTAGCGATGGAGAATCATCAG GAATCCGAGAATGAAAAATCCACGAAGATTGGTTTGAAACAATCCCGATACCGTCCACCAGCAAGAAACAATCCAG CAGGATATCTTGGTAGAGACTCGCGTAGTGTTTCTGACGTCACTGATAAGTTGGCTCACCTGAAAGTGAGCTCCAACAAAGTTTCAGATGCCTCGCAGAAGCTGGCGCACCTGAAGGCCGGTCCTCAACCACTAAGGCAGCCACCTCGCATGAAGGCTGGTGGATGGCACAGCCTTACCGATTTCCTCGCCAATCCTGATGAAGCCCCCGCGCCCAGAAGCTATTATCCAAGGAAAGTTGCGGGCTAA